The following proteins come from a genomic window of Chanos chanos chromosome 15, fChaCha1.1, whole genome shotgun sequence:
- the dcps gene encoding m7GpppX diphosphatase — protein MAEIIEQSKLALNPTDESEATGQSAKRVKLDFCSAQGDGSGSAFVSVLSDFETKTVLRDSAREKNIFIHGKIVDQDAIVILEKTPIRQDNLPEMFQDSRLKLEMKNDIYSTYQLQPPAHLNEIKTTVICPATEKHVKKYLRQETFLVEETGDDYRSITLPYISSQSFSVQWVYNILEKKAEADRIIFEDPDPNTGFVLLPDFKWDQKQLDDLYLIAIVHRRDIKSLRDLRSEHLPLLRNIRKKGEETIQKQYSVRPCKLRVYLHYQPSYYHLHVHFTSLDYEAPGCGVERAHLLSDVIQNLEADSEYYHGRSLSFPLRADDSLLLRFREAGRL, from the exons atggcGGAGATCATCGAACAGTCAAAACTTGCGCTAAACCCGACAGATGAGTCTGAGGCAACTGGTCAATCTGCCAAAAGGGTTAAATTGGATTTCTGTAGTGCCCAAGGAGATGGCAGTGGGTCAGCTTTCGTTAGCGTACTATCTGATTTTGAGACAAAGACAGTTTTACGGGACTCTGCacgagagaaaaacattttcattcacgGGAAG ATAGTTGACCAGGATGCTATAGTCATTTTGGAGAAAACCCCCATCAGACAAGATAATCTCCCGGAAATGTTCCAAGACTCCAGACTGAAGCTCGAGATGAAGAATGACATCTACAGTACCTATCAGCTACAGCCCCCTGCTCATTTGAATG AAATCAAGACCACCGTAATATGTCCTGCAACCGAGAAGCACGTTAAGAAGTACTTGCGTCAGGAGACGTTTTTGGTCGAAGAAACAGGGGACGACTATCGTTCCATCACCCTTCCCTACATCAGCAGCCAGAGTTTCAGTGTGCAG TGGGTGTacaacattttagaaaagaaagcAGAGGCTGACCGGATCATTTTTGAGGATCCAGATCCAAATACTGGCTTTGTCCTGCTTCCAGACTTTAAGTGGGACCAAAAACAG ctggATGACTTGTATTTGATTGCCATTGTCCATCGGAGAGACATTAAAAGTCTGAGAGACCTCAGATCAGAGCACCTGCCGTTACTCCGAAACATTCgaaaaaaaggagag gagaCCATTCAGAAGCAGTACAGTGTCCGACCGTGCAAGCTGCGAGTCTATTTGCACTACCAGCCGTCCTACTACCATCTTCACGTTCATTTTACCTCTCTGGATTATGAGGCTCCAGGGTGTGGTGTGGAACGGGCTCACCTGCTCTCTGACGTCATTCAAAACCTGGAGGCTGACTCGGAATACTACCACGGCCGCTCCCTGTCATTCCCACTCAGGGCAGATGATAGCCTTCTGCTCCGATTTAGGGAAGCCGGAAGACTTTAA
- the kcnj1b gene encoding ATP-sensitive inward rectifier potassium channel 1b, translating to MFQSIQKHIHDHLLEHRTRQTRLVTKDGHCNIEFGNIDYSRNFAFLRDFWNTFIEVRWRFVIFFFAAAFLGSWFFFGLLWYSIARGNGDLESQNSTSDHIKCIDNINGLTTAFLYSLETQTTIGYGGRALTGHCAGTVALLVIQSLIGAIINCFMCGLILAKLSLPKRRAKTITFSETAVICLRKGNLCLQVRVANLRRTLLIGSQIYGKLLRNSVSPEGESIVVEQENIDFSVDAGKDNLFFVCPVTLYHVIDKSSPFSEMAADTLRQQEFELVVFLDGTVESTSSACQVRTSYIPREIQWGYKFAPIVSRTSGGKYHVDFSNFSKTEPVDTPHCICCFQKETSCSLSLCQRGQQGIDNLGFEVINLQDSMDITEM from the coding sequence ATGTTCCAGTCAATCCAGAAGCACATCCATGACCACTTACTTGAACACAGGACCCGACAGACAAGACTTGTCACCAAAGATGGTCACTGCAACATTGAGTTTGGCAATATTGATTATTCAAGGAACTTCGCCTTCCTTAGGGACTTTTGGAACACATTTATAGAGGTGCGCTGGCGCTTCGTGATATTCTTCTTTGCCGCGGCCTTTTTAGGAAGCTGGTTCTTTTTCGGACTGCTGTGGTACTCAATCGCCAGAGGAAATGGGGACCTGGAAAGTCAAAATTCGACCAGTGACCACATTAAGTGTATAGACAATATCAATGGACTGACCACTGCATTCCTGTACTCGCTGGAGACGCAGACGACGATTGGATATGGAGGACGAGCTCTCACTGGACACTGTGCAGGCACAGTTGCTCTTCTCGTCATCCAGTCGCTCATAGGTGCAATTATTAATTGTTTCATGTGTGGACTCATTTTGGCTAAATTATCTCTCCCTAAGAGAAGAGCCAAAACAATTACCTTCAGTGAGACGGCAGTTATTTGTCTGAGGAAGGGAAATCTATGCCTCCAGGTAAGAGTGGCTAACTTACGGAGGACGTTGCTGATTGGAAGCCAAATCTACGGCAAGCTGCTGAGGAATTCTGTCTCGCCGGAGGGAGAAAGCATCGTTGTGGAACaggaaaatattgatttttcgGTGGACGCAGGCAAGGATAACCTCTTTTTTGTCTGCCCAGTAACGCTGTACCATGTCATTGACAAGTCCAGCCCCTTCTCTGAAATGGCTGCTGACACCTTACGCCAGCAGGAGTTTGAGCTCGTGGTCTTCCTTGACGGCACGGTTGAATCAACCAGCTCGGCCTGTCAGGTGCGAACATCCTACATTCCGAGGGAGATTCAGTGGGGATACAAATTTGCTCCCATTGTCTCACGCACCAGCGGGGGCAAGTACCACGTCGATTTTTCTAACTTCTCCAAGACGGAGCCTGtggacacccctcactgtatcTGCTGCTTCcaaaaagaaacatcttgtAGCCTCAGCCTCTGTCAACGTGGACAGCAGGGCATTGATAACCTTGGATTTGAGGTGATCAACCTTCAAGACTCCATGGACATTACCGAGATGTAA
- the smtlb gene encoding somatolactin beta has product MNKTKGIGWVVGLLVWSLHGIMGSALECADKEPGSMRCTISVEKLLDRAIQHAELIYRVSEESRMLFEEMFIPLTMLAPQTRGGHMCTSKIIPIPTSKSEIQQISDKWLLHSVLILVQFWIDPLIDLQSSLDRYDNAPNALLNKTKWMSTKLMNLEQGVLVLIRKMLNEGSMQIEDNESLTGVLVPPDMVESVLRDYVLLSCFKKDVHKMETFLKLLKCRQTDKLSCSLF; this is encoded by the exons ATGAACAAGACTAAAGGTATT GGATGGGTTGTTGGACTCTTAGTATGGTCCCTCCATGGAATTATGGGCTCCGCTTTGGAATGTGCAGATAAGGAACCTGGAAGCATGCGCTGCACTATCTCTGTGGAAAAGCTTCTGGACAGAGCCATCCAGCATGCTGAACTCATTTACCGGGTCTCCGAGGAGTCCAGGATGCTTTTT GAGGAGATGTTCATTCCACTCACGATGCTCGCACCACAAACCAGAGGAGGACACATGTGCACCTCCAAAATCATACCCATTCCAACGTCTAAAAGTGAAATCCAGCAAATCTCT GACAAATGGCTCCTTCACTCAGTATTGATCTTGGTTCAATTCTGGATTGATCCTCTGATCGACCTGCAGTCTTCTCTAGATCGTTACGACAACGCACCAAATGCCCTTCTCAACAAGACTAAATGGATGTCAACCAAACTCATGAATCTAGAACAAGGAGTGTTAGTCCTCATTCGAAAA ATGCTGAATGAAGGTAGTATGCAGATAGAAGACAATGAGAGCCTGACCGGTGTCCTTGTGCCTCCTGATATGGTCGAATCTGTGCTGAGAGACTATGTGCTGCTCTCTTGTTTCAAGAAAGACGTACACAAGATGGAGACCTTCCTGAAACTTCTAAAATGTCGTCAGACAGATAAGCTGAGCTGCTCACTCTTCTAA